The following is a genomic window from Vicinamibacteria bacterium.
TCGCCGCATCGGCAAGACTGCGCTAAGGCCGTGCGCCGATCATTCAACGGGAGGGCCTCACTAAACTTTCGTATCATCGGCCGGAGTCCATGTGCCACCCGGGATGCACCCAGCGGCCGTCGCGGTAAACGAAGACCTCGGTAGCGCGCCCGGTCGATTTCTCATGGCCCTTCGTCGACTCGATCTCGAGGTCGTAGGCGGAATAGAGGATGGCGACGTCGCCGAACCGTTGGACCTCTGTCCGAGGGAACATCAAGCGGACAAGCGTGCGGCCGCTCCTTGCGAAGTTACTCGCGGACTGAAGGACCGCGGCGCAGTCCTGCCAAGTCTCTTCTCCGGCGTTGATCGCGAGGACGTCGTCGGAGATTAGGTGCCGCAAGAGAGAATGATCGTTCGCGAACCAGGCCTGCCACACCCGCTCGCGCGCCGCCAAGACGTCGGCTGTCGCGAAAGGGGGACAGACGTTCGGAGTGAGAGGGGGAGAGGCCGACTGCCACCCTGCGCCAAAGACGGCCCGCGAGAAATCACGCCGCATAGGACCGCCTGTGGGCTCCCGACACTGGAAACGTTGCTGGGTCCGCCGCCAGAAACACAAGCGCTACCGTACGTGAGATGAGGGGCGAGCGGCTCGCCGGTTTCGGACGCGTTTCTGCTCGGGGACACAGGTGCGGGCGTTCTCGCTGGTTCGCCACCATGCGGCGGCAGGTCAACCTCACGAGAGGGCATATCGAGAGAATCGTGATGACTGATCCCGGCCCAGACAGCGAAGAGGGATTTCGGTGAATCGTGATCACACGGGGATATCGAGGGTGTCGCAGGCTCTGCGCGGCCAGCTCGCCGCCAGCACGGTCAATGGGGTGGACCCAGCTTCTAGTCGCAAACCGCTCAGTTCTTGAGGGTTGGGAGACTGGCGCCCACTGTCGCAACCAAGCCAGACATAAGATCCTCCGCTAGCTCCTGCGCCTCGTTAGCGATCAGTTTGAGATCCTTCTGGATCTTCCTGACAAGGGTTGTTGGGAGAAGGTCGACATTGGCGCTGGTCGGCGTATCTGTCGGCGGTGGGAAGGGTGGAAGAGATGTCACCTGGGTCTCTCCTCACCCGCCATTTCACTCGCGGCGTCCGGGTCCCTTGAAGCGGGGGTCTGCGCCGGCCGGTGCGGGCGCCCGTGCCCATTTTCCGGAGTGTTTCCTTGCGCCTCCTTCCTTACACGGGCAGACCCTGACAAGGAAGGCACTGGGGCTGGCCCGAGATGCGCTTCGGGTCCCGCCTCAGTGTTCGTAGCAGGGGGGAGATTGGTCTTGGGCCGTGCACCCGCAGGACGAAACATGAGACGTCAGCCGCTCCCCCGGTCGTCCTTATGCACGAAGAAGCAGACGATCAACCACACCCGTTGGTCGTCTACGGGCCGCAGAATCCGAGACCTCGCGAGCATGCCGAAGGCTTCCCTCGGTTCGACGGAGCACCAACCAACTGGCCGGTCGTCGAGGTAGGCAAGAAGTCCGGGTACGCGGCCACGCGAAAGAAGGCGCCTGAGGGCTCGGCGTTTGCCGTCGCCCTTTTGTTGCTCGTAGGCAGATCGAGACAACCGCGGAGTCATGCACCAGCAACCCCCGCACGCACCCCGTGGTCCGAACAACGACACAAGATCTGACCACCGACCAGCCGTGAGAGGACGTATGCGGATAGCTTCCCCGTCCGCGGATGACTGAGGCCTCATGCTGCCATGGGCAGTTCAAACAGGGACCTAGAATGTCCTAGGAATGCCATTCCGCCCTTGTGGCCCGTGGGTGGCGGCAACCGACGCAGGCGTCGCTGTGGGCAGGCCGGCACTGGCCTGGGCGCCTAACCGGGACAACGAGGTTCATTGACATAACATGCCTACAGTCAGCTTGGAGTCTGGACCCCGAGGCACAGAAAGGCCTGCACTTTCTTGCGATGTCTCAGTTCGAAGCTTCCTGCGGTGGCCAGGAGCGACCCCCTCCGGCCCACGCCGGAAACGCGTGCATTGGCGTGAGCGCGGCCGAAAGGGAGACTGTGCTCCGGTTGAGGAAAAGCGAAAGAGGCGTCACCTGGATCCCATTCACGGCCGCCATTTCTGTCGGGGCGCCCAAGCCCCATGATGCAAAGCCTTGACCGTCCAGGCTTCTGTTGCTCCCTATTGGGGTTCCGAGGACGTGCGGTCGTGCACGGTGAGCCACCCTTCCGGGAGCTTGCGCATTATGAGCGTGTAGAGGCCGCCCCGGGTCTTGCCATCTTTGGTGGTGACCCGATACCTCCCCCAAACCAAGGCTGCATCGTTGCCCAGCACAACGATCTCCACCTCCGCTAACTCTAAAACGCCCATTTCTTTCCCTCCGGGGGCATTGAAGGCCTGGTGGTAGTAGTCGAGGAGAGATTGCCAACCCCGCACAATCTTGTTGTTTGCCACGTAAACAAGATCGGGCGATTGCCAGTAGCCGGCCATGAAACCCTCGACGTCGCCGCGATTCCAAGCGCCGATCTGCCTATCCAGCACAGCCTGGATGTCTCCTTTGGGATCGGCTACGCGATCGTTTGCACTAACGGTTAGGGGTAACAGAAGAGCAGAGCCAACGACCATGCCGCATAGTCTCATATAGCCTCCGGGGCCGCGCCAAACGCTAGACCCATGTCTTGCACCGCTCCTGGTACACATGCGAGACATACGTTAAGCTAACGGCGGCATGTATTAAAGTGATATATTTGCATGAGTAAAATGAACCCGCTGCATAGCGTCGCGCGGCTCACACGCGACGACTTGGATCTCGCGCTGGCCATCACCGAGGAAGGGACGGTGTCGCGGGCAGCGATGCGACTCCATCTATCGCAGTCTGCTTTGAGCCACCGCTTGCGCGCACTCGAAGAGCGGGTCGGCGCAGCCCTGTTTCGCCGCACCTCGCGGCGCATGGTGGGGACCGCGGTGGGTGAGAGGCTCGTGGAACGCGCTCGGACCATTTGCGCTGAGTTCCAGTCTTCTGAAGAGGCGCTGGCGGGATTGATCCACAACCGGAAGAAGATCATAAGGCTGGCGACCGAGTGTTATACGAGCTTCCACTGGCTCCCGGCCCTGGTCCGCAGGATGGCACGGGTATTGCGAGACGTGGAGTTGCGCATCGTCATCGAGGCGACAAGGAGATCGAAGATCGCGTTGGCGTCCGGCGAAACCGACGCCGTCATTCTGCAGTCGGCGGGAGAAGACCACCGGTTCACGTACTGGGCGCTATTTCGCGATGAGCTGGTGCTGGTGGTCGGCTCCCAGCATCAGCTAGCAAAACGGCGATCTGTCCAACCCCGCGACCTGGCCCAAGAGAAGCTGCTCTTGCATCAGATTCCTAACGGGCGGCAGCCCGCAGTCGATGGATTCTTGCTGCCTGCGAAAGTACAGCCGAAGGAGGTCGTGGAAGTTCAGCTTACGGAAGCGATTGTCGAGATGGTACGCGCCGGAATGGGTGTCACGGTGTTGGCGCGCTGGTTGGCCGAGCCCTATGTTGGCGGCGGGGCACTCGCGACGGTGCGCCTCGGGACGCAAGGGCTGTGGCGCGACTGGAGGCTGGCGACGCTGCGCGAACACGCGCTCCTGCCAACAATCGGACAGCTATCCAAGGTGTTGTCTTCTCTCCTGCGAGCCCGCATCTCATCGAGATCGCGCATTGTGCAACGATAGGGAAGTGCGGGGCGCCCCTGCGCTTCCGTCGGACGAAGAACAACCCGGCCGTCCCGCTCAACGACACAGAGTACAGCACCCTGAACTTTGTTGTATGTATGTTGGTTCAGCCTGAAACGACCACAAAGCGCCCTCCGCCAGCGAGAATAACCTGCAACTGGTTTCACAAAGGCAATCAGGTTGGCTGGTCCCCGCAGAACGAAACTGGCTAGGGAAAGGAATCAACCACGGCCCCGACCCTTGCACGCACGCGCCCTGCACCAGTGGGACACGTTGCGCGGTTCCTCCGAAGTACTCCCTGAAGTTGCAGTCCAACGTCCATATGGCCGACGATCCGCCAGCAATGGGACCGGAACCGCCCGACAACTGAGTACCGGTGCGGTTCACCAGGCAGGCTGGGAACAGACGCAAACGAACGGCTTCAGACTCGCTTCGCTGAAAGCCATGCGGCCGCAGTCAAACACACTGTAATCACGATTGAAAACACGATGGGGAGGGTAAAGAAGTATCTCCAGCTCACAACCGTGATGGCGGCAAAACAAAGAGCGAGAGCCCACACAGTGACGCGCATGACCCCCAAAGTCTCTGCCGGAAGGCCACCTAGCTGCCACGCTAGTACCGCCGAGAATAGGAAAAACACGCCGACGAAGAATCCAGCCCCGACAAAGATGTCCCAATATGTCCGGCTGAACCCCTGGACGTCAAAGTGAGTTGACTGCATTGAGCCAAGGAGCGTATCAACTCCCCATGTGGGATCGGACTGGCGAAAACTAAGTGTATGTCCGAAGGCAAAGAGCAGCAGAAGAACAGCTGCGATTCGATAAAACAGAGAAGCCTTCATGTCTTGCCTCCAAAGATAACGGCGGCAACGTACCAGAGTGCCCGCCCCGCATGTGCAACTTAGTAGGACTTCTCCGTTGCTTCTTCATGGCGGAACTTGTTCATTACCTACTGGGAGAACGGCTTCTCCATTTCCAACTGAAGCGGAATAGATGCGCGACTCCGAATTGGCCAGTTCCGACACTTTCGTCCATCCCGACTCACGGTATTCGAGCAGACCGTGGTGGACGTGAGCATCAAGTTCCACATGGTATGGCTCAACGCCGATGCTCTTAACGCTTCGCCGCTTTCATGAGCCCCACAGGAAGGCCCTCGAGATCGAGGATGATCGCCATTTCGTCGCCACCAGGAAGCACTTGGGGCGCCACCAAGATGACCCCGCCCAAGTCCTTCGCGCGAGCCACGTATTCGGGCAGCTTGTCGACGTCGACGAAGAGTTGAACCAGTGGCCGCCCGTCAGGCGCAGCCGGCCAAAAGCCCCCCGCAATGCCGCGGTCGGAACGGGTGTCCGCCGTCCTGTAGCGGAGCTCATTGTCGGCGCTGATCTTCCAGTCGAAGAGGTTCGCGTAGAACTGCGACAAGC
Proteins encoded in this region:
- a CDS encoding LysR family transcriptional regulator, giving the protein MSKMNPLHSVARLTRDDLDLALAITEEGTVSRAAMRLHLSQSALSHRLRALEERVGAALFRRTSRRMVGTAVGERLVERARTICAEFQSSEEALAGLIHNRKKIIRLATECYTSFHWLPALVRRMARVLRDVELRIVIEATRRSKIALASGETDAVILQSAGEDHRFTYWALFRDELVLVVGSQHQLAKRRSVQPRDLAQEKLLLHQIPNGRQPAVDGFLLPAKVQPKEVVEVQLTEAIVEMVRAGMGVTVLARWLAEPYVGGGALATVRLGTQGLWRDWRLATLREHALLPTIGQLSKVLSSLLRARISSRSRIVQR
- a CDS encoding DUF4440 domain-containing protein, yielding MSRMCTRSGARHGSSVWRGPGGYMRLCGMVVGSALLLPLTVSANDRVADPKGDIQAVLDRQIGAWNRGDVEGFMAGYWQSPDLVYVANNKIVRGWQSLLDYYHQAFNAPGGKEMGVLELAEVEIVVLGNDAALVWGRYRVTTKDGKTRGGLYTLIMRKLPEGWLTVHDRTSSEPQ
- a CDS encoding nuclear transport factor 2 family protein — protein: MRRDFSRAVFGAGWQSASPPLTPNVCPPFATADVLAARERVWQAWFANDHSLLRHLISDDVLAINAGEETWQDCAAVLQSASNFARSGRTLVRLMFPRTEVQRFGDVAILYSAYDLEIESTKGHEKSTGRATEVFVYRDGRWVHPGWHMDSGR
- a CDS encoding VOC family protein, which produces MGRPVTHWQIIARDPTRLSQFYANLFDWKISADNELRYRTADTRSDRGIAGGFWPAAPDGRPLVQLFVDVDKLPEYVARAKDLGGVILVAPQVLPGGDEMAIILDLEGLPVGLMKAAKR